A stretch of Cicer arietinum cultivar CDC Frontier isolate Library 1 chromosome 5, Cicar.CDCFrontier_v2.0, whole genome shotgun sequence DNA encodes these proteins:
- the LOC140920544 gene encoding uncharacterized protein, which translates to MASVADSKSRNDLPFTVSVKLDRDNYPLWKSLVISIVKGCRLDGHMLGTKECPEKFIASTDSSKNPNPAFEDWQARDSQLLGWLMNSMTTEMATQLLHCETSKQLWDEAQSLAGAHTRSRVTYLKSEFHSIRKGEIKMEEYLVKMKNLADKLKLADSDKLTSSNSDLIIQTLNGLDSEYNPMVVKLSDQTSLNWVDLQAQLLTFESRLDQRNSLTNLTFNASANVANKTDYRGNKFNTNNNWRGSNSN; encoded by the exons ATGGCATCCGTTGCAGATTCAAAGTCCAGAAATGATCTCCCATTCACTGTGTCTGTCAAGTTGGACAGAGACAACTATCCACTATGGAAATCTTTGGTGATCTCTATAGTCAAAGGCTGCAGGCTCGATGGGCACATGCTAGGGACAAAGGAGTGTCCCGAAAAATTCATAGCTTCTACAGATTCAAGCAAGAATCCAAATCCTGCCTTTGAAGATTGGCAGGCTCGTGATTCACAACTCCTTGGATGGTTGATGAATTCAATGACTACTGAAATGGCAACACAGTTGTTGCACTGTGAAACCTCAAAACAACTTTGGGATGAAGCCCAAAGCCTAGCAGGTGCACACACAAGATCTCGAGTCACTTACCTCAAATCTGAGTTTCACAGCATTAGAAAAGGAGAGATAAAGATGGAGGAGTATCTGGTCAAAATGAAGAATCTCGCTGACAAGCTGAAACTTGCAG ATTCTGACAAGCTGACAAGTTCCAACTCAGATCTAATCATTCAAACTCTGAATGGTTTAGATTCTGAATACAACCCAATGGTGGTCAAGCTATCTGATCAAACTAGTCTCAATTGGGTTGATCTTCAGGCTCAATTGCTGACCTTTGAGAGTAGACTTGATCAACGGAATAGCCTCACCAACCTAACTTTTAATGCTTCAGCAAATGTTGCCAACAAAACTGATTACAGAGGCAACAAATTCAACACAAACAACAACTGGAGAGGTTCCAACAGCAACTGA
- the LOC101496975 gene encoding protein MIZU-KUSSEI 1 → MPSIHSSPCYPMENPALASLLRHTTTTTTTTDQKRNKFSLLKMFKLFPMLTSGCKMVALLGRPRKPMLKDSATTGTIFGYRKGRVSLAIQEDTRQMPIFLIELPMLTSALNKEMGSDIVRIALESETKSNKKKLLEEFVWAVYCNGRKVGYSIRRKQMGDDELYVMQHLRGVSMGAGVLPTTSDHNKDTSDGEMTYMRGRFERVVGSKDSEAFYMINPDNIAAQAPEFSIFFVRSQ, encoded by the coding sequence ATGCCATCTATTCATTCTAGTCCATGCTACCCAATGGAAAATCCAGCATTAGCATCACTCCTCCGCCACacaacaacaacgacaacaacaacgGATCAAAAGCGCAACAAATTCTCACTCTTAAAAATGTTCAAACTTTTTCCAATGTTAACATCGGGTTGCAAAATGGTGGCTTTATTGGGAAGACCAAGAAAACCTATGCTTAAAGACAGTGCGACAACGGGAACAATATTCGGTTACAGAAAAGGGAGGGTGAGTTTAGCAATTCAAGAAGACACGCGTCAAATGCCAATTTTTCTAATTGAGTTACCAATGCTAACAAGCGCTTTGAACAAGGAAATGGGTTCTGATATAGTGAGAATAGCTTTGGAGAGTGAGACGAAAAGTAATAAGAAGAAGTTGTTGGAAGAGTTTGTTTGGGCAGTTTATTGTAATGGAAGAAAAGTTGGATACTCAATTAGAAGGAAACAAATGGGTGATGATGAACTTTATGTTATGCAACATTTGAGAGGTGTGTCCATGGGAGCTGGGGTGTTACCTACCACATCTGATCATAATAAAGATACTTCTGATGGTGAAATGACTTATATGAGAGGTAGATTTGAAAGAGTTGTTGGTTCTAAAGATTCTGAAGCTTTTTATATGATTAATCCGGATAATATTGCTGCTCAAGCTCCAGAGTTTAGTATCTTTTTTGTTAGATCTCaataa